A portion of the Punica granatum isolate Tunisia-2019 chromosome 7, ASM765513v2, whole genome shotgun sequence genome contains these proteins:
- the LOC116214162 gene encoding amino acid transporter AVT6A-like: MGMMPSSERKCRRSPRSPLLPHGHSGGGGDASYCGAVFNLSTTIIGAGIMALPATLKQLGLVPGLIMIVLGAVLTNSSIETILKFSRASRSNTYSGLVADSFGVRGRYLLQVCIVVNNLGLLVVYMIIIGDVLSGSGSSKVHHSGLIEEWLGQHWWTSRAFLMLCTTLFVFTPLISFRQVDSLRYTSAVSVGLAIVFVAITAGIAIAKLANGSVAMPRLMPKLDGVSAFWRLFTTIPVLVTAYICHPNVHPIENELAEPARMRSIVHISLVLCTSVYVATSLFGFLLFGDETMDDVLANFDGDLRIPYSLALNDLVRASYGVHLMLVFPIVFFSLRLNLDGLLFPYSKPIAFDNRRFYSLTASLMGLIFLGANFMPSIWDVFEFTGATAAVSVGFIFPAAVALKDPHGIATNKDKLVSWVMILLALISSTVAMSSEISSMFSLNNGS; the protein is encoded by the exons ATGGGGATGATGCCGTCGTCGGAGCGGAAATGCAGGAGGAGTCCGAGGAGCCCCCTCCTCCCTCACGGGCACAGCGGTGGCGGCGGTGATGCATCATACTGTGGCGCCGTGTTCAACCTCTCCACCACCATCATCGGCGCGGGGATCATGGCCCTGCCGGCTACTCTGAAGCAATTAGGCCTTGTACCAGGCCTCATCATGATTGTCCTCGGTGCCGTTCTCACGAACTCCTCGATCGAGACGATTCTGAAGTTCAGCCGAGCTTCGAGGTCCAACACTTACTCTGGCCTCGTGGCTGACTCCTTCGGCGTCCGGGGGAGGTACCTGCTCCAGGTCTGCATCGTCGTCAATAATCTCGGCTTGCTCGTTGTTTACATGATCATCATAG GCGACGTGTTATCGGGGTCGGGGTCAAGCAAGGTTCATCATTCGGGGCTGATCGAGGAATGGTTGGGTCAGCACTGGTGGACCTCACGCGCTTTCTTGATGCTCTGCACGACTCTCTTCGTCTTTACTCCTCTCATTTCTTTCAGGCAAGTTG ATTCACTGAGATACACATCGGCGGTGTCAGTTGGGTTGGCCATTGTGTTTGTAGCAATCACGGCAGGAATAGCAATAGCTAAGTTAGCAAATGGGAGCGTGGCAATGCCGCGTTTAATGCCCAAACTCGATGGTGTGAGCGCATTTTGGAGGCTTTTCACAACCATCCCAGTACTAGTTACTGCGTACATCTGCCATCCCAACG TACACCCTATTGAGAATGAACTAGCAGAACCTGCGAGAATGAGGTCCATAGTCCACATATCTCTCGTGCTCTGCACATCTGTCTACGTCGCAACCAGCTTATTTGGATTTCTTCTCTTTGGGGACGAGACCATGGATGATGTGCTAGCAAATTTCGACGGTGATCTGAGAATTCCATACAGCTTAGCTCTCAATGACTTGGTCAGAGCAAGCTACGGGGTTCACCTGATGCTCGTATTCCCTATAGTGTTTTTCTCCCTCCGCCTCAACCTTGACGGCCTTCTCTTCCCGTATTCCAAGCCCATTGCATTTGACAACCGGAGATTTTATTCTCTGACGGCATCCTTGATGGGTCTAATCTTCCTTGGAGCGAACTTCATGCCCAGCATTTGGGATGTCTTCGAATTTACTGGGGCCACAGCGGCTGTCTCAGTCGGATTTATCTTTCCTGCTGCAGTCGCACTTAA GGACCCTCATGGGATAGCAACCAACAAGGACAAGCTGGTCTCATGGGTGATGATCTTGCTGGCCTTAATATCAAGCACGGTGGCCATGTCGAGTGAAATTAGCAGCATGTTTAGCCTCAACAACGGATCATGA
- the LOC116214163 gene encoding uncharacterized protein LOC116214163, with protein MLVLGQAPPGGALSSTKCCSPLTSAAPSPSLFSNRRPKFFSRRGGGGAPSSRKASLALAKADDAVDSSTPAAIPPPPPPFELVGQEDVPLEGVIQFEKPRTSSPVDKWGRIALLAGGDVLALLFFSAIGRFSHGFPVFDVETLRTADPFVAGWFLGAYFLGGYSEDGRGLNGLSKGVLSVAKSWAVGIPLGITIRAVLSGHIPPYTFILVTMGSTAVLLIGGRALLYSVLPNDQSKKNDVYRRGSPFELFELLTSLVRRW; from the exons ATGCTTGTGCTTGGCCAAGCTCCCCCCGGCGGGGCTCTCTCGTCCACAAAATGCTGCTCTCCCCTCACCTCCGCCGCCCCCAGCCCTTCCCTCTTCTCCAACCGCCGTCCCAAATTCTTCTCCCGGAGAGGCGGAGGCGGAGCACCTTCTTCGAGGAAGGCCTCCCTCGCCCTCGCTAAAGCAGACGACGCCGTCGATTCCTCCACCCCCGCTGCCATCccgcctcctcctccgccttTCGAGTTGGTGGGGCAGGAGGACGTTCCTCTGGAGGGCGTTATCCAGTTCGAGAAGCCCCGCACCTCTTCGCCTGTAGACAAATGGGG TCGGATTGCATTGCTTGCGGGTGGAGACGTGCTGgcccttcttttcttctcgGCGATTGGGAGATTCAGCCATGGCTTCCCTGTTTTCGACGTTGAAACTTTACGAACAGCCGACCCTTTTGTTGCTG GGTGGTTTTTGGGTGCTTACTTCTTGGGTGGTTACTCGGAGGATGGTCGTGGCTTGAATGGTCTATCCAAGGGAGTTCTTTCTGTCGCCAAGTCCTGGGCCGTGGGTATTCCT CTGGGTATAACGATAAGAGCTGTGCTTTCGGGCCACATCCCTCCTTACACCTTCATCCTCGTTACGATGGGAAGCACCGCTGTTCTACTTATTGGCGGGAGAGCATTGTTATATAGCGTCCTCCCCAATGATCAGAGCAAGAAGAACGATGTATATCGGCGAGGTAGCCCATTTGAACTATTTGAG TTACTGACATCTCTAGTACGGAGGTGGTAA
- the LOC116214522 gene encoding uncharacterized protein LOC116214522 yields MSYVREDERSPREGTGSSKGKQAEDSSRRGMEIPPVYRLTSADSTGAQIIACKLNGDNYLTWSRAMLIALRARNKLPFIDDSLEKPGEGEFLREWWERCNSTLIAWIFNTMEEHLQATVAYAVDAKSLWNDLKERYSKGNQTRVFQIKTEIALLKQEELSVRDYYKKLKLLWDELEFYLEHPSCSCGARAMITGQREMEKSYQFLMGLTSEFNTIRSTILGIEPMPSLNKVYNLVANEE; encoded by the coding sequence ATGTCATATGTGCGTGAGGATGAGAGGAGCCCAAGAGAAGGGACTGGCTCATCAAAGGGAAAACAGGCAGAGGATAGCTCAAGAAGAGGAATGGAGATCCCCCCAGTTTATCGACTCACATCGGCAGATAGCACGGGTGCGCAAATTATTGCGTGTAAACTCAACGGAGACAATTACCTGACATGGTCACGGGCCATGTTAATCGCTCTCCGGGCAAGGAACAAGTTGCCGTTTATTGATGACTCTCtcgagaaaccgggagaaggTGAATTTTTGAGAGAATGGTGGGAGAGATGCAACTCCACACTGATAGCATGGATATTCAACACCATGGAAGAACACCTCCAGGCTACAGTTGCATACGCTGTGGACGCAAAAAGCCTCTGGAACGACCTCAAGGAGAGATACTCCAAGGGTAATCAAACGAGggtttttcaaattaaaactGAAATTGCTCTCTTGAAACAGGAAGAATTAAGCGTTCGAGACTATTACAAGAAGTTGAAGCTGCTGTGGGACGAGTTGGAATTTTACCTCGAACATCCCAGTTGTAGTTGCGGAGCAAGAGCGATGATCACGGGACAGCGAGAGATGGAGAAATCGTATCAGTTCCTTATGGGACTGACCAGTGAATTCAACACGATCCGGAGCACAATCCTTGGTATCGAGCCAATGCCGAGCTTGAACAAAGTCTACAACTTGGTCGCCAACGAGGAATGA